In Carassius gibelio isolate Cgi1373 ecotype wild population from Czech Republic chromosome B19, carGib1.2-hapl.c, whole genome shotgun sequence, one DNA window encodes the following:
- the LOC127978651 gene encoding protein shisa-6-like isoform X1, with product MPPAAILLFFLFGPVVSTVTITSERSSVNGGPVLLLLRGRSRKFPPQDVRGKEAAAMAAEPEAAEVPPRPLPQIMLPRNVTADALKPPLGAAQVAPPPRRLVDVDVCQGYYDVMGQFDNTFNCTKGTYIYCCGTCHYRFCCEHQRSRLDQDSCTNYRSPDWAITAGPITHTPVRHDPDFDPLQQQSNNTPYVIGGVISFTMAVAIGVKVAFHKLSRRPRNRDINMPRALVDILRHQSSPVQQGERNNSTVLTTATSSEGMLGRTSKNFYTPVLQSKDNRTGKHSFGQTGSSPKHTATIERVPRMNNTQLASTGTLLSSKHNNSGYHPSFSHSFHNLAQLPPSYETVMKPELNRYSSLKRLEKNLDEYSGYYSSKRRPDNAPPSFHSSQHHLPWGGEFTLGARGTLPLNTSRTRIHMPTSTPNPYPLPQTQYIPTFDMMSKPPRRVMSQDQLLALGEGNTLSRLSKNQQHQYYKPMTTSKSSNTQTLRKSHERLLVSPDRLEERMMGDYGGMVPTMSRLTHHQKAQSQQNVCVTPSLDRHHMIKMNSHPTSGREQDHTVATMSSGHGAGTLGWGEVHGSGGGPGAMAHSARRMAFATKRQNTIEQLHFLPGGGGGGSAGGGGQALRTGSKNEVTV from the exons ATGCCACCCGCTGCCATCTTGCTTTTCTTCCTGTTTGGCCCTGTGGTCTCTACAGTGACTATTACCTCGGAACGCTCCTCCGTGAACGGGGGTCCAGTGCTGCTTCTGTTGCGAGGACGCAGCCGCAAGTTCCCTCCACAGGATGTGAGGGGCAAGGAGGCGGCAGCCATGGCGGCAGAGCCAGAGGCAGCTGAGGTCCCTCCGAGACCCCTGCCACAAATTATGCTACCCCGCAATGTGACGGCCGATGCCCTGAAACCCCCGCTGGGTGCAGCGCAGGTGGCACCTCCTCCTCGGCGCCTGGTGGACGTGGACGTGTGTCAGGGCTACTACGATGTGATGGGACAGTTCGACAACACTTTCAACTGCACCAAGGGCACCTACATTTACTGCTGCGGCACCTGTCATTATCGCTTCTGCTGCGAGCACCAGCGCAGCCGTCTAGACCAAGACTCCTGCACTAATTACCGCTCACCCGACTGGGCCATCACGGCGGGACCCATCACCCACACCCCAGTCCGACATGACCCAGACTTCGACCCACTGCAGCAACAGAGCAACAACACGCCTTACGTCATCGGAGGAGTCATCTCGTTTACCATGGCCGTGGCCATTGGGGTTAAAGTGGCCTTCCATAAACTGTCTCGACGACCGAGGAACAGAGACATCAACATGCCTAG agCGCTGGTGGATATTCTGCGTCACCAGTCCAGTCCGGTCCAGCAAGGAGAGAGGAACAACAGCACGGTCCTCACAACCGCCACCTCCAGTGAGGGCATGCTGGGGCGGACATCGAAAAACTTCTACACTCCCGTCCTCCAGAGCAAAGACAACCGGA CTGGGAAACACAGTTTTGGCCAGACTGGGTCCAGTCCTAAACACACAGCTACTATCG AGCGAGTTCCACGCATGAACAACACCCAGCTGGCCTCAACAGGAACACTGCTGTCCAGCAAGCACAATAATTCTGGCTATCACCCCTCCTTCTCTCACTCCTTCCACAACCTTGCCCAGCTACCTCCATCATACGAGACTGTCATGAAACCAGAGCTCAACCGCTACAGCTCCCTCAAGAGGCTAG AGAAAAACTTGGATGAATATTCTGGATATTACAGCTCCAAGCGACGGCCAGATAATGCTCCTCCCAGCTTTCACTCCTCCCAGCACCACCTTCCTTGGGGTGGTGAATTCACACTGGGTGCCCGGGGTACCCTCCCTCTAAACACATCCCGTACACGCATCCACATGCCCACTTCCACCCCCAACCCCTACCCTCTACCCCAGACACAGTACATCCCCACCTTTGACATGATGAGTAAACCACCTCGCCGGGTGATGTCCCAAGACCAGCTTCTGGCTCTGGGGGAGGGGAACACTCTCTCACGCCTCTCCAAGAACCAGCAGCATCAGTACTACAAACCCATGACCACCAGCAAGAGCTCCAACACTCAGACTTTACGCAAGTCTCATGAACGCCTCCTGGTCTCTCCAGACCGCCTGGAGGAGCGAATGATGGGTGATTATGGCGGGATGGTGCCCACCATGTCCCGTCTCACGCACCACCAGAAAGCGCAATCCCAGCAAAACGTATGCGTGACGCCCTCGCTTGACCGCCATCACATGATAAAAATGAATTCGCACCCTACCTCCGGCCGTGAGCAGGACCACACAGTCGCCACCATGTCCTCCGGCCACGGGGCCGGGACTTTGGGATGGGGTGAGGTCCACGGCTCCGGAGGAGGGCCCGGAGCGATGGCACACAGCGCTCGCCGGATGGCCTTCGCCACGAAACGCCAGAACACCATCGAACAGCTGCATTTCCTTCCCGGAGGAGGTGGGGGAGGGAGCGCAGGGGGTGGAGGTCAGGCACTGAGGACGGGGAGCAAGAACGAAGTAACCGTGTGA
- the LOC127978651 gene encoding protein shisa-6-like isoform X2: MPPAAILLFFLFGPVVSTVTITSERSSVNGGPVLLLLRGRSRKFPPQDVRGKEAAAMAAEPEAAEVPPRPLPQIMLPRNVTADALKPPLGAAQVAPPPRRLVDVDVCQGYYDVMGQFDNTFNCTKGTYIYCCGTCHYRFCCEHQRSRLDQDSCTNYRSPDWAITAGPITHTPVRHDPDFDPLQQQSNNTPYVIGGVISFTMAVAIGVKVAFHKLSRRPRNRDINMPRALVDILRHQSSPVQQGERNNSTVLTTATSSEGMLGRTSKNFYTPVLQSKDNRKRVPRMNNTQLASTGTLLSSKHNNSGYHPSFSHSFHNLAQLPPSYETVMKPELNRYSSLKRLEKNLDEYSGYYSSKRRPDNAPPSFHSSQHHLPWGGEFTLGARGTLPLNTSRTRIHMPTSTPNPYPLPQTQYIPTFDMMSKPPRRVMSQDQLLALGEGNTLSRLSKNQQHQYYKPMTTSKSSNTQTLRKSHERLLVSPDRLEERMMGDYGGMVPTMSRLTHHQKAQSQQNVCVTPSLDRHHMIKMNSHPTSGREQDHTVATMSSGHGAGTLGWGEVHGSGGGPGAMAHSARRMAFATKRQNTIEQLHFLPGGGGGGSAGGGGQALRTGSKNEVTV; the protein is encoded by the exons ATGCCACCCGCTGCCATCTTGCTTTTCTTCCTGTTTGGCCCTGTGGTCTCTACAGTGACTATTACCTCGGAACGCTCCTCCGTGAACGGGGGTCCAGTGCTGCTTCTGTTGCGAGGACGCAGCCGCAAGTTCCCTCCACAGGATGTGAGGGGCAAGGAGGCGGCAGCCATGGCGGCAGAGCCAGAGGCAGCTGAGGTCCCTCCGAGACCCCTGCCACAAATTATGCTACCCCGCAATGTGACGGCCGATGCCCTGAAACCCCCGCTGGGTGCAGCGCAGGTGGCACCTCCTCCTCGGCGCCTGGTGGACGTGGACGTGTGTCAGGGCTACTACGATGTGATGGGACAGTTCGACAACACTTTCAACTGCACCAAGGGCACCTACATTTACTGCTGCGGCACCTGTCATTATCGCTTCTGCTGCGAGCACCAGCGCAGCCGTCTAGACCAAGACTCCTGCACTAATTACCGCTCACCCGACTGGGCCATCACGGCGGGACCCATCACCCACACCCCAGTCCGACATGACCCAGACTTCGACCCACTGCAGCAACAGAGCAACAACACGCCTTACGTCATCGGAGGAGTCATCTCGTTTACCATGGCCGTGGCCATTGGGGTTAAAGTGGCCTTCCATAAACTGTCTCGACGACCGAGGAACAGAGACATCAACATGCCTAG agCGCTGGTGGATATTCTGCGTCACCAGTCCAGTCCGGTCCAGCAAGGAGAGAGGAACAACAGCACGGTCCTCACAACCGCCACCTCCAGTGAGGGCATGCTGGGGCGGACATCGAAAAACTTCTACACTCCCGTCCTCCAGAGCAAAGACAACCGGA AGCGAGTTCCACGCATGAACAACACCCAGCTGGCCTCAACAGGAACACTGCTGTCCAGCAAGCACAATAATTCTGGCTATCACCCCTCCTTCTCTCACTCCTTCCACAACCTTGCCCAGCTACCTCCATCATACGAGACTGTCATGAAACCAGAGCTCAACCGCTACAGCTCCCTCAAGAGGCTAG AGAAAAACTTGGATGAATATTCTGGATATTACAGCTCCAAGCGACGGCCAGATAATGCTCCTCCCAGCTTTCACTCCTCCCAGCACCACCTTCCTTGGGGTGGTGAATTCACACTGGGTGCCCGGGGTACCCTCCCTCTAAACACATCCCGTACACGCATCCACATGCCCACTTCCACCCCCAACCCCTACCCTCTACCCCAGACACAGTACATCCCCACCTTTGACATGATGAGTAAACCACCTCGCCGGGTGATGTCCCAAGACCAGCTTCTGGCTCTGGGGGAGGGGAACACTCTCTCACGCCTCTCCAAGAACCAGCAGCATCAGTACTACAAACCCATGACCACCAGCAAGAGCTCCAACACTCAGACTTTACGCAAGTCTCATGAACGCCTCCTGGTCTCTCCAGACCGCCTGGAGGAGCGAATGATGGGTGATTATGGCGGGATGGTGCCCACCATGTCCCGTCTCACGCACCACCAGAAAGCGCAATCCCAGCAAAACGTATGCGTGACGCCCTCGCTTGACCGCCATCACATGATAAAAATGAATTCGCACCCTACCTCCGGCCGTGAGCAGGACCACACAGTCGCCACCATGTCCTCCGGCCACGGGGCCGGGACTTTGGGATGGGGTGAGGTCCACGGCTCCGGAGGAGGGCCCGGAGCGATGGCACACAGCGCTCGCCGGATGGCCTTCGCCACGAAACGCCAGAACACCATCGAACAGCTGCATTTCCTTCCCGGAGGAGGTGGGGGAGGGAGCGCAGGGGGTGGAGGTCAGGCACTGAGGACGGGGAGCAAGAACGAAGTAACCGTGTGA